In one Moritella sp. 5 genomic region, the following are encoded:
- a CDS encoding MBL fold metallo-hydrolase, producing MQIHHIEGYIQTILLVEYPDKLLLLDGGCRCDVPVIKTFITETLQRDMSDLSLVLVSHMHPDHAGGAHLLRKKFGCKIASVEFERQWYQGFNGRVAHAIDLMLSLYVAHRKGKNIRNIYYHPDLKPDIILQHETCVPGFSDWMVHFTPGHTDRDLSFLHQPTQQMYVGDMILKLKNKFTSPFPIYQPKAYKQSLNKLLQLNISKILMAHDGFSEITPKDIQQLITKSTNRPLTVEKVIKHKFKSFMFNKKT from the coding sequence ATGCAAATACATCACATTGAAGGTTATATTCAAACTATTCTGTTAGTCGAGTATCCAGACAAGTTATTATTACTTGATGGCGGCTGTCGATGTGATGTGCCCGTGATCAAAACCTTCATTACCGAAACATTGCAACGTGATATGTCTGACTTAAGTTTAGTGTTGGTATCACATATGCACCCCGACCATGCTGGCGGTGCACACTTATTACGTAAAAAATTTGGTTGTAAAATTGCGTCAGTTGAATTTGAACGTCAGTGGTATCAAGGGTTTAATGGCCGAGTCGCGCATGCGATTGATCTCATGCTGTCTTTATATGTAGCACATCGTAAAGGTAAAAATATCCGTAACATTTATTATCACCCCGACCTTAAGCCCGATATTATTTTACAACACGAAACCTGTGTACCTGGTTTTAGCGACTGGATGGTACATTTTACCCCAGGGCATACCGATCGGGATCTGTCGTTTTTACATCAGCCAACACAACAAATGTATGTGGGAGATATGATCTTAAAACTCAAAAACAAGTTCACCTCACCCTTCCCTATCTATCAGCCTAAGGCTTACAAGCAATCACTCAACAAACTATTGCAACTTAACATCAGTAAAATATTAATGGCACATGATGGTTTCTCTGAAATAACGCCTAAAGACATTCAGCAATTAATTACAAAAAGTACCAATCGACCATTAACTGTAGAAAAAGTAATTAAGCACAAATTTAAAAGCTTCATGTTCAATAAAAAAACGTAA